DNA from Lactobacillus sp. ESL0791:
TTTTCTTTGATTTTTTGCTAACACAAGCAAACCCAGATCAACATTGTTATCGACAACTTTTTGCACAATTTCTGAAGATGAACATTCTAGAAAATAAAATTTGGTTGCTTCTGTTTGATACCTCTTCAGCAACTGAATAAATACCAAATTCGTAAAGCGCAGATATTGGCTGGCGATTTTCAGTTTTTTCGGCCCCATAACAGAAAAGTTTTGATAAAATTCCGTCGTTAACTGAAATTGATCACATGTTGCTTTAGCATGTTCTAAAAATTCACTGCCAAAAGTTGTTAACTCAACACCTTTGCCTGTTCTGACAAAAATTTTATGGTTAGTTTCCCCTTCTAATTCCTTAATTGCCTGTGACAAATTAGACTGTGAAACATACAAATGCTCTGCAGCTTTGTTGAAGGAACCATACCTTGCAATTGCCACTACCTGTTGTAATTGAGTAATTTTCATTTTAACCTCGATATTAGTTTTACTTATTAATCTCTATTAAAAATTAAGCTTATTTTTTAATTGTAAATCAGCTTATACTTAATTTCATTGAGAAAATGACTAATATTTAATGAACAAAAAACAAAATAAAATATTTTTACCAGTTATCATGAGTAGTTTGTGGACTCAGCTCCTAAAAGCATGGCTTTGTATGATGTTCATTGCGGGCACCGCTTTAATATTAACTTGTTTCATTACCACTAAGGAACAATCATGAAAAAATTAATTTTTACTTGTTCGGCCATCCAGGCCAACCATACCTTTAATCCAATTAATACTAAACTCGGAGATAATTTTTCACCAACTTTTACCTTTAGCAATTTATGTCCTGAAGCCAAAAGCATCGCCATTATCCTAGAAGATTTATCACACCCGCTAATCCATAACTTTACCCATTGGTTAATTTGGAATTTACCCGCAACTCAAACAATCCAAGGAAAAATTACACCAGGAAAACATCTCCCTAGTTTGCAAGCTAAACAAGGAATTGCGTATGGATGGCACAAATATGCGGGCCCCAAGCCTCCCTTAAATCACACCCATACTTATCAATTCACGGTTTATGCATTAAACTGCAGGTTAAAACTTAGTAGCAACACAACTAAGAAAAAGCTCTTAAAAGTTTGTCAGAATAAAATTATTCAGAGCGGCAAAATTACTGCAACTTTTACAAGAAAAAAATAATTATGCACTTAAGAAAGCCAACCGAGTCAACTTTCTTAATTTATTTATTCTTATCAAACCATTTAACCCCTAAATATAATATTTTATTAAAAATATTCTTGGTGTAGTATGGTTAAGAGGAAGTTCGCCCATTACCAACTCAGCAACAATTGGCGGCAAGGGGCTAACATATAATCTGAATTTTAATAATAAAAAATAAGAGGAGAATAAGATGGACAACAAATTAATTGATGATTTTGCCAGCAAAGTAATGCAGACTTTTTCTTTGCCTAGTTTAGGTGTAGGTATTTACCACTTCGGCAGCAACTTCAGCAAGGTCTACGGTGATGCCAGCGAAAACAGCCTGTATCCCCTAGCCTCAATTTCCAAGTCATTTTTGGCAACTTCAATTTGTAAACTTGCAGATGAAGGCAAGATTGATCTGGATGAACCGTTAAAAAAGTATTGGCCTGATTTTAAACTTGTTGATACTTATGCACAAGATCATCTAACTTGGCGGGACGCCTTAAGCCACCAAAGCGGCCTGCCTGCGCATGATTTAATGCGGTTTACCAACATGAACAAGCATGACTTAACTTTAAAGGAAAAGGCCGAACACGTTGGCTATCTGCAGCCCAATCACGAATTGCGCTACAAAATGCAGTATAGCAATCTGATTTATGCGGTTTCTACCTATGTGATGGAACAGGTTATCAATGAAAGCTATGGTACCTATGAGCAAGAAAATTTGCTTGACCCACTGGGCATGCACAACACTTACATCAATCATCATGAAGCACCACGAGAGCGCATTGTTAAGCCATATATCAGGGAAAAGGGCACCACTAAGGAAGTCCCGTTTATTGCTCCGGGCAAGGTCGGCGGGGCCAGCAGCATGTTAGCAACCATCAGCGACCTGCTCACCTGGGCAAAATTCCAATTGCAAACACAAAAAGAAGCCGCAGACAAGATTACAGGGCAGCGTTACCTGCCGCAATCAATCATGCAGCCTAACCGTGCATACGGCGGAGCTAATTTTGCCGCCTACGGTTTCGGAATGATGATGGAAGATTATCGTGGTCACAAGTACTTTTACCACAGTGGTTCCTATATCGGTTACTGCTCTTTCTTAGGATTTGTGCCCGACTTAGATCTTGCCTTTGTCTGCACAACCAATATGGATTCCACCGATGCAATCTTCGCCTATGCCTATCAAGTAATTGATGAAGCCCTAGGAATCAGAGAAACTGATTGGGTAGACAAGGTCAGCAAAATAATGAACAAGAAACTTGCCAATAAAGAAGCTAAGCTGGCAGCCCTTAAGGGTAAAAATGCTCAGCCAGTAGCCGCAAGCAAGGAACTTTTAGGTGATTATGAAAATCCCGGCTACGGTTTGGTAACTTTGAGTGAAGAGGACGGACAACTAATGGTTACCCTCGGCAAGTGGCGCTTCCCAGTAGTCGTCAATGCCGATGGCCAAAAATTTATTGAAGAAAGATTGTACGAACACGAGTTGCTGCCAATTACCATAGGCGAGAAGCAAGTAGCAATTTTGACAGAACCGGCACTGAAAAAGCCGACGGTGTTTACGAAAGTTAGATAGACATAGGACTCATTCGTTCAATTGCTGTAAAAATCATCATTATGAATTGATATAAAAACCTATCCTTATTCTGAAGTGCTCCATAATTGTTAGACATAGAACTGGCAGTTAGGAGCACTTTTTTGCAGCAAAAAACTTTTGCCACCTTAATTATTCTTCTTTGTCTTAATCATCGTTATCAAAGTTATTCCAAAAACTGCTACACTAGTAATCAAAACCCCATACAGGGCATAATCAACATTGATCGTTCCTGCAATACTAGTAAAAATCGTCGTCATCAATGGCCCAACCATTGCTAAAATTGTATTAAGAAGTCCTATTGAAGACGCTAAGATATTGCGATCAACTGCAGTTACAAGCCACTGTGTTAATTTAGGACTAGCAGTTCCGGCAAAAAAGCCGAGAAAAGCAAGAAATACAATAAACATAATAATACTGCGACAAATTACTGCAAACAAAGCTGCGGCCGCAAAAATTATATCAGCTAAAGAAATAGCAAAAATTGATGTCTTTTTAAAAATTTTTGTTCCTACAGCGCTACCAAGAGCTATCCCAATTGAAGCAACAGCACCAATCAAGGCAATCGTGAAACTATAGCTTCCAAGTGCCATTGTTTGCTTATTTCCGGCAATCACAATTGTGGTCAACGGTTCAATCGTATCAAGAATGCCATTCATGAGTGCAACTACCAACACAATCGTTAATAAACCCGATGCTTTTTTCACCTGCTTAAAAGCATAAGCAATTGTTGTCCCAAAATTCTTGTCGTTAGTTTCCTGTGATGTTTGTGCATAATGCTCCTTTCGATAACTAACAGCAACATTAGCAAAAAGCAATCCTGCAGCTAAAAAAGTTAATGCATTGACAATTGCCAAAGTTGAATAAGACATAATTAGCAATAAACCCGAACCGGCAAATTGAGCAACTAAAGTAATCATTGAAGAAATTCCACCCGTAAAGCCTTCAGCTTCAGCAATTTCATTTTCACCAACTAGATCAACAATAATCGGGGTCTGCAATCCACCAGAATACATTCCCGAAATATCAGAAATAAAGTTAATGCCAATCACCATTAAGACTAAATTCCAACCAGCAAGATTGCTGGCAAATAGCCCGCCAACAATCATATACAAGACAAAACGGATAACTGCTAGCCAAATAATCATTTTAAATTTATTTTGTGTTTTATCCGCAAAATAGCCGCTTAAACTTTCGATTAGACGCGGAACAGATTCTGAAATAGAAATTAGCGAAAGCGCTAGTGCATAATTTTTAAGATTACTGGCATAAGTCATTAATGCTAAATAAAAAAGTGTGTCGCCTGCGCTTGATAGCCAACTGGCAAACGTAACTTTACGATAGTTTTTATTCTTTAAAAAAATGTCCATGATATTTCTCTCATTCCTTTTAACGTTATCCTTAGTATATTTTCGTTATAATTAAGAAATAGAAAAATAGTCCTATTCGACTTTTAAGTTCAAAGGAGCATATACATGACAATCGGCGAATTACTAAAACAAGAGCGGCTCCAGCAAGAAAAAACACAAAAAGAATGGATTGGCGACATTGTCAGTCAATCCTATTACGCAAAAGTTGAAAAAAATATCCACCGGATTTCAGCGGCAGATTTGATTAAAATATTGACACGTAATAATGTTTCTTTTTCTAATTTTGCTAAAGAATTAAATCACAAAAAATTAGCGCGGGAAAAACTCGAAATAGATCAGAAAAATAGAATAAGCAATCTACTTTATGAAGCAACATACAATAATTCAGAAAAAGACTTACGTAAAATCAAAAAATTACTTAGCAACAAAAATTTTAATTTATCACACAAAGAAGAGTGGTTGCTTTATACCGATGCAGAAATTTCAGAGGTTACTAACCAACAATTAGATAAAAAAGAAGCACTTGCACTCAAAGATAAGCTATTTAACATGCCCAGTTTTGACAAATTAACTTTGGAATTATATTGCAATCTAATGCATATTTATGATTTCGACAGTAATATTGTTATTGCCAAAAGAATTATCAACCAGTTTCAAAACACAAATAATTATCGAACTCAGGAAATAATACTCGGAATTATTGACAACATCTTGATTGATAGTATTGAACAAAATCGATATGAAGAAACTGGCTTCTTTATTAAAGCCGCCGATCAAATTACTACCAAACCGGAATTGTTTTTCGTTAAAAATATGCTGCTACTTTTAGAAAATCTAATTGAATATCATTTTGACAAACAAGCTTCACACTTAGTAATTTGTACTGACACTATCAAAAATATGAAACGAACTGGGTTACAAGAGTATGCTGATCAAATTGAAAAATTTATCACCGAACACAAATAAAAAGGACAGCCAAAACTGTCCTTAGTTATTATTTACTTGATAAAACCGCGTCTAGCAGAGTAGAAGCGATTAATCTTATGGTTGAAGTAATACAGAGCCGGGTTCTTG
Protein-coding regions in this window:
- a CDS encoding MFS transporter; amino-acid sequence: MDIFLKNKNYRKVTFASWLSSAGDTLFYLALMTYASNLKNYALALSLISISESVPRLIESLSGYFADKTQNKFKMIIWLAVIRFVLYMIVGGLFASNLAGWNLVLMVIGINFISDISGMYSGGLQTPIIVDLVGENEIAEAEGFTGGISSMITLVAQFAGSGLLLIMSYSTLAIVNALTFLAAGLLFANVAVSYRKEHYAQTSQETNDKNFGTTIAYAFKQVKKASGLLTIVLVVALMNGILDTIEPLTTIVIAGNKQTMALGSYSFTIALIGAVASIGIALGSAVGTKIFKKTSIFAISLADIIFAAAALFAVICRSIIMFIVFLAFLGFFAGTASPKLTQWLVTAVDRNILASSIGLLNTILAMVGPLMTTIFTSIAGTINVDYALYGVLITSVAVFGITLITMIKTKKNN
- a CDS encoding helix-turn-helix domain-containing protein, encoding MTIGELLKQERLQQEKTQKEWIGDIVSQSYYAKVEKNIHRISAADLIKILTRNNVSFSNFAKELNHKKLAREKLEIDQKNRISNLLYEATYNNSEKDLRKIKKLLSNKNFNLSHKEEWLLYTDAEISEVTNQQLDKKEALALKDKLFNMPSFDKLTLELYCNLMHIYDFDSNIVIAKRIINQFQNTNNYRTQEIILGIIDNILIDSIEQNRYEETGFFIKAADQITTKPELFFVKNMLLLLENLIEYHFDKQASHLVICTDTIKNMKRTGLQEYADQIEKFITEHK
- a CDS encoding YbhB/YbcL family Raf kinase inhibitor-like protein, whose product is MMKKLIFTCSAIQANHTFNPINTKLGDNFSPTFTFSNLCPEAKSIAIILEDLSHPLIHNFTHWLIWNLPATQTIQGKITPGKHLPSLQAKQGIAYGWHKYAGPKPPLNHTHTYQFTVYALNCRLKLSSNTTKKKLLKVCQNKIIQSGKITATFTRKK
- a CDS encoding LysR family transcriptional regulator, with amino-acid sequence MKITQLQQVVAIARYGSFNKAAEHLYVSQSNLSQAIKELEGETNHKIFVRTGKGVELTTFGSEFLEHAKATCDQFQLTTEFYQNFSVMGPKKLKIASQYLRFTNLVFIQLLKRYQTEATKFYFLECSSSEIVQKVVDNNVDLGLLVLAKNQRKQLLSLFKLKGLTYHFLTNCSLQATVSANNPIFAQNLKSISLPEMQKYPLVMYEDSLVDFSTEFLEHDISEYAKLTVVNDRSTLHEILMQTNAYSVGIMTNAYDQVEYYAHLQAIPLQKTEDTFEIGWLQKENYQLSGMDQEYLKLLKSVTK
- a CDS encoding serine hydrolase, which codes for MDNKLIDDFASKVMQTFSLPSLGVGIYHFGSNFSKVYGDASENSLYPLASISKSFLATSICKLADEGKIDLDEPLKKYWPDFKLVDTYAQDHLTWRDALSHQSGLPAHDLMRFTNMNKHDLTLKEKAEHVGYLQPNHELRYKMQYSNLIYAVSTYVMEQVINESYGTYEQENLLDPLGMHNTYINHHEAPRERIVKPYIREKGTTKEVPFIAPGKVGGASSMLATISDLLTWAKFQLQTQKEAADKITGQRYLPQSIMQPNRAYGGANFAAYGFGMMMEDYRGHKYFYHSGSYIGYCSFLGFVPDLDLAFVCTTNMDSTDAIFAYAYQVIDEALGIRETDWVDKVSKIMNKKLANKEAKLAALKGKNAQPVAASKELLGDYENPGYGLVTLSEEDGQLMVTLGKWRFPVVVNADGQKFIEERLYEHELLPITIGEKQVAILTEPALKKPTVFTKVR